TCCAGTAATGTGAAGTGTACTCTAAATTAGAGCAAAATGTGATTGAGAAGTAGACTACAGAATTAATGTCTAATCCTTGCATATGCATGGAACCATGTACATTTTAGGTTAGGCATTTTAATTTAAGCTGCATATAAAAACATGATGATTCTAATGAAATATGTCATACTGTCTAAcactttcaaaaatccctaatttttttttgtacaattttaattttacagcaCATTGGTTTTTGACTGTATAATGCTGTGATTTTTTAttgacgaataaataaataataataatctcaagttacaaaaaaacttaCCGTAGCTAAACTAATAGCAGTGGTCTGTGCTGCAATATTGGTTCCCTTCTTGGTGTTTTTGAACCCCTCCATACCACAAGACTTGATCAGCTTCACGGAGCCACTGTGGTCCGTCATGGACACAATGGTGTTGTTATGGCTGACACGAATGTTGCAGATCGGCAGTTGTTTGTATGGTACAGCGTCAAATAGTTGGTTGTCGGACTCAAGTGTTGGAAATATGTTTTGTTTCCTGAAAATTTTTTGGAAAGTGAGTATTTGAGTGTTCAACTGGATTTAGGTCGTATTTTGTAGATGTAACTCAGTTATCGTACGTACGCGTAGATCGGAAgattttatttgcatttaaaattttatgaaatgaaGCTGTTTGAATAATACGTACTGTTTGAGTACAGCATCCAAATCTACGATCTTCTCTCCTTGTACTCCTTCGTCGCTGGCTGGTATACGTTTGTGATCAAATTTCTCGGTCTGCCGCAGCGCAGACGTTTGGAACAAACGCACCACGCTGCTCACAGGCGCACGCAGCGTATTTCTCACCGCGTTGAGCATTTTTGATGGTTTTGTGTCtcttagtatttattttttgtttgtaatataaaaataccGAGAAGAGACGAGGCGCATAACCTAAAATTTTATGAAGTTTcatttgacattgacagttgTTTACGTTTTGTTATTGGTTTGTATTTTGACTGTGAGTGCTACTTGTACTTTTCCTGTGCTTGTGGCATCATAATGTAAACACAAGGTAAAAACACgtttaatgttttaatatagACTTTTTGCTAAGTGTAcctatttctgtacaaaaaacgGACTATTCGCAGTAGTTACTTTTGAAGGCACTattgctatttattttatactccaGTATGAAAAATATTCGCAGTAGTCCCTTCAAAAGAACAAAGCaaaagaaacaaattaaaaacattaaaaaccaaAGGACTACCGCGAATTAtgccaaaaaaatattgttaactaAAACTTTTCAGAAATAGACTTGCGTTCCTACTGTaccaaatatattaaaaaaaaaacaataaagtaaaGGTTATCTTTGATCTCTCTGATCTGGAAAAATTACTTCTTCGTCATCAATAGGATCAAAGGaaacaatttaatattaaaaccgATTACACCATTTAATAATTCCATAATATAGCATTTATACATATTTCACTTATCAACCTAATGTATCTTAATCGATTTAATAAGACAAATTATTTATCAACCTAATTATTTCTTACTAAACAAATTCTTGCCATATAAAACCGCCTCCGTGAAGCCACGCAAAGCGGCCGGCACGCCCATAGACAACAATTGCAACTGGCCAGCTTCCGATAGGTAGTTGGCCTTCACTAGTTCACCGATAGTCCACTTGACCGTGTAACCGCTGGCGTTCTCGCCACTATAGGACTCTCTGCTCACGATGTAGTTTATGATGGAGGAGTAAAGGGGCGTAGATACTAGTTTGATGAACATCCCGCTGTCCAGTAGTTCTTTTACTAAATCGTCCTCTATTTCCTGTTTTTGAATCGTTtcctacaaaaacaaaaataaattaatagatatatttttggTATGTGTCGATGATGTATGGAAGCGGAGGAAAGGTCAGCATAATAATACATGTGTCGTACAGACGTAGTTGTCGTGCACGTGTCGTATCGGAggaacaatttaaaatattctaatatatttataactgtTGTTGCTCATAACTGCGCCTGCGAAGAATCCCGCGGGAATCATACAAGTTTGGGGTCATCCATAAAGAACGTCACATATTTAGGGGGGGGGGTCAAGCAGTTTGTGACAGAGGAACGAAATAACTGCAATTTTGATGGCAATTTGTGTGACAGGGGGGGGGGTCTAAAATGGTCAAAAtaggtgtgacgtactttatggatggcctcTTTCTGgaatgtagtgaaaaaagttttcacACAGGCCAAGTGAAATTCAACCTTATGCCAATGTCATAATTGTCATACAGAGTTTAACATGgattttatttctcactttaactataacagacagacagagttactctcacatttataatatttgtaaggatggacctccgcaaattaacgagttatcataatcataatcatcatcataatctcagcctatatacgtcccactgctgggcacaggcctcctctcagaataagagggcttgggccgtagttcccacgcaggctcaatgcgaattgggaacttcacacactccattgaatggCTTCGTAGGTTtcagcaggtttcctcacgatgttgtcaTTTACCGTTTCCTTCATCCTTTCGTTCACCGTAACGCCTTATGCAATCAAATCacttatttaactaaataacaAGTCCTTAATAataagtccttgcctatctttaagtctatgcttagggagcactacctgtcatcttgcgtatgaatgttatagttagcttatttatgtgttgttatggtatctatctacctatctatctgtagatttgttgtgtatgtgtattgtatgtgtattgtatgtgttagtttatgtattcttgatacagctctaatctactgtaaattgcaccacctgctaaaatgtattccttatttctgtccattgtaaaggttgcctggaagagatcgctctgaagcgataaggccgcctattgcttaccttagaaaatctctatgtatatacttgtgttctctgtactgtttactgtattggtgtgcaataaag
Above is a window of Choristoneura fumiferana chromosome 18, NRCan_CFum_1, whole genome shotgun sequence DNA encoding:
- the mRpS11 gene encoding mitochondrial ribosomal protein S11; translation: MLNAVRNTLRAPVSSVVRLFQTSALRQTEKFDHKRIPASDEGVQGEKIVDLDAVLKQKQNIFPTLESDNQLFDAVPYKQLPICNIRVSHNNTIVSMTDHSGSVKLIKSCGMEGFKNTKKGTNIAAQTTAISLATKAIDRGYKTIRVRVRGLGPGRLAAIKGLQMGGLQIVSITDSTPVSWNPPRPRKARRL